In Streptomyces sannanensis, the DNA window CGATGCTTGTCCCGTGATGGAAGAGTCGGAGTTCTGGGAGATCGTCGACAGCACCCGGGAGGCCGCCGGGGGCGACCCCGACGAACATGCCGACCTGCTCGTCGAACGGCTGCTCCAGCTGGACCCTGAATCCGTGGTCGACTTCGCGAGACATTTCGAGTCCCGCTACAACCGCGCGTACCAATGGGATCTGTGGGGCGCCGCTGCGGTGGTGCTCGGCGGGGCGACCGACGATGCCTTCGACTCCTTCCGGTGCTGGCTGATCGGGCAAGGCCGCCATGTCTTCGAGGGGTCCGTGCACGACGCGGACGCTCTCGCCGATCTCCTGGACGATTTCGACGAGGAGATCGACGGGGACGGTCTGGAGCTGGGTTTCGCGGCGGACGAGGCGTACGAGGAGCTCACCGGCATCGAGACACCGGAATTGGGGCTGCCGGAACCGGCCCCGGAGCCGGAGGGCGAGCCGGTCGGCCTGGAGGACGACACGGCCCTGGCGGAACGTTTCCCCAGGCTCTGGGAACGCTTCCGGCCGCGGCCATAGGTCTGTGCTACCGGGTTTATTCGCAGTGCACCGGGCTTCAGCCCGGTGGTGAAGCGAATCTGAGAACTGCTCTGACCTCAGCTGTGTGCACAGGTCTGCACTGTTGGCCTCGGCCCGGGTCAGAGCGGCCGGTTCTGCTGCTCGATGTATCACGATGCTGAGGGGCGCGCTGCCGGCGGACCCGGCGAAGTAGGGCCCGGACGACATGCGTTGTGCCCGCCGGTAGTGGCGGTCGAGGTTGGGGACTCCTGGCGGGGTCTGCGTGAGGAGACGTCCTTGATCCCGACACCACAGCCCTCAACGGCCCGGTAGGCGGGAATCGCCCTCGTACACGAGGGGCGAAGGATGTCAAACGGTCCGCGGGATCTGCTGGGCCTGCTTGCGGATGGCGAACGAGGTGACGATCTCGACCACGCCCAGCGCGATCAGCCAAATGCCACCGACGATGGTCAGCAGCGAGATCGACGTGAGGGGCGCGGCGATCAGCACGACCCCACCGAGGACGCTGACGACGCCGAAGAAGATCTGCCAGCCACGGGCGGGCATCGCCCGGTCGGAGACCGCGGCGACGAGGTGGAGGATGCCGCGGATCAGCCAGCCGATGCCGATCCACAGGGCCAGCAGCAGTACGGACTGCAGCTCGTCGCGCAGGCAGAACAGCCCCAGCAGGATGCACAGGGCGCCGCTGATGAAGCCCAGCACCCTCAGCCCGGTGGAGACATGGGTGCCGAACGCGGCGACGATCTGCACGATCCCGATGATCAGCAGATAGAGACCGAAAAGCACACCGACGACCAGCAGCGTCTTTTCCGGCCACACCAGGACCAGGACGCCCAGGACCAGGGAGGCGAGGCCGGCGATCAGGATCGCCTGCCAGGCCCAGCGGGACAGGAAGTGCAGCGGGCCCTCCTCGTTCGGGGGACTCGACGCCGGCTGAGTGTACTGACCGTTCATACGGTCCACGTTCGCTGGCACGAGCCCCCCGCACGATCCGGCGGGGCCGGACGGGTGAATCCCGCCCGGGACCAGTAGTGCCGGGATCAGTAGTGCGTACCGCCGTCGATGCGATCTCGGTGCCCGTGATGAAGGCGCCGTCCTCGGAGCCCAGCATGGCGACCGCACCCGCGACGGTCTCGGGGCCGGCGAAGCCCTGGCCGATGCCCGGGCTGACCGAACGATTGGCGGCGCGCACCGCCAGGCGGGCCCGTGCGGGGCGGCAAGCTCCAGCCCGTCCGGCGCTTGAGGACGGACACTCCGGCCCGTCGTGCGGAGAACGGCAACCGGCGTCCGGCGCTCGCGGGCCCACCGCCCGCAGGGCGGTCCCCCGGGGCCGTACCCCTACACGCTGCGACCCATGAGCACGTCGTCGACGTACTCGCCGTCGAGCAGGAGCTCCCCCGGGAGGATGCCTTCGACGGCATAGCCTTCGGACTCGTACAGCTTGCGCGCCGGGGTGTTGTGGGCCAGGACGCGCAGCCATATCCGGATCGCGCCCTGTCGCCGTGCTTCGTCTGCCGCGGCGCGCAGCAGGGCGCGTGCCGTACCCAGCCCGCGGGCCCACTCGGCCACGACCAGGCCCTGGATCTGGCGCACATGGGCGTTCGAGGCGAGCGGGCTCGGCCGGCCCAGTCGGATGTACCCCGCGATGCTCCGGTCGTCCGACTCCGCGACCAGGATCTCCTCGCGTGGGTTGCGCTCGGTGAAGAACGGGCCGTACGGCGGCTGCGGCTTCGGGGTCACCGCGAACAGCGGTGACCACGTGATCGCGTCGAGTTCGGTGAGGACTGCGTCGTCGGCAAGGGTCGCGGGGCGTATCCGGTGATCGTTCATGGGTGTCACTCTGCCCGGCGCCTCGCTCGCTCCGCAGCCGTTTTTCTCCGCCGGACAAATGCCGACCCACAGGGCAGGATGAGCCCATGCGGATCGCGGTCTCCGGCTCCTCCGGACTCATCGGCTCGGCGCTCGTACGCTCCCTGCGCGCGGACGGACACCAGGTGGTACGCCTGGTGCGCCGCCCGGCGCGTACCGGCGACGAGGTCGAGTGGGCGCCCGGCCGGCAGTACGTCGACACGGCCGGGCTGGTCGGCTGCGAGGCCGTCGTGCATCTTGCCGGCGCCGGTCTGGGCGACCGGCGGTGGAGCGAGGAGTACATGCGCGAGATCCGGAACAGCCGGGTGCTCGGCACGGCCGCCGTCGCCAAGGCGCTCGCCTCCCTGGACGTACCGCCGAAGGTGCTGGTGAGCGGTTCGGCGGTCGGCTACTACGGGGACACCGGCGACCGTGCGGTCGACGAGG includes these proteins:
- a CDS encoding HdeD family acid-resistance protein, coding for MNGQYTQPASSPPNEEGPLHFLSRWAWQAILIAGLASLVLGVLVLVWPEKTLLVVGVLFGLYLLIIGIVQIVAAFGTHVSTGLRVLGFISGALCILLGLFCLRDELQSVLLLALWIGIGWLIRGILHLVAAVSDRAMPARGWQIFFGVVSVLGGVVLIAAPLTSISLLTIVGGIWLIALGVVEIVTSFAIRKQAQQIPRTV
- a CDS encoding DUF4240 domain-containing protein, which encodes MEESEFWEIVDSTREAAGGDPDEHADLLVERLLQLDPESVVDFARHFESRYNRAYQWDLWGAAAVVLGGATDDAFDSFRCWLIGQGRHVFEGSVHDADALADLLDDFDEEIDGDGLELGFAADEAYEELTGIETPELGLPEPAPEPEGEPVGLEDDTALAERFPRLWERFRPRP
- a CDS encoding GNAT family N-acetyltransferase is translated as MNDHRIRPATLADDAVLTELDAITWSPLFAVTPKPQPPYGPFFTERNPREEILVAESDDRSIAGYIRLGRPSPLASNAHVRQIQGLVVAEWARGLGTARALLRAAADEARRQGAIRIWLRVLAHNTPARKLYESEGYAVEGILPGELLLDGEYVDDVLMGRSV